A genomic window from Pocillopora verrucosa isolate sample1 chromosome 7, ASM3666991v2, whole genome shotgun sequence includes:
- the LOC131792966 gene encoding uncharacterized protein — MALQPFRNEQLNYFKFASIALNEFPKALRQTFKSMWDNNLRHLPGHQPWDDSVAVRNLFLTFEGGPGKTKVPTNLSYEEWDCTNLFQATIYANSFSMPDSRGHLKTLGELHVKPRKLAPGVFHTSVVSPGGDNAETFALAIDQLRLLRNALCHSHSSEIEKTKFDHYVQLAKDAFKALGIKTDHVNVIGGLTESEFPTDEVRKLEERLKEEYLAYVSFLQQPP; from the coding sequence ATGGCACTGCAGCCATTTCGCAATGAACagttgaattattttaaattcgCTTCCATTGCTCTCAATGAATTCCCCAAGGCTTTACGTCAGACGTTTAAATCTATGTGGGACAACAACTTGAGACATCTTCCCGGTCATCAACCGTGGGATGATTCCGTTGCAgtgagaaatttgtttttgacttTTGAGGGTGGCCCTGGAAAAACCAAAGTTCCCACAAACCTCTCCTATGAAGAATGGGATTGTACCAACCTGTTCCAGGCCACCATCTACGCCAATTCCTTTTCTATGCCCGACAGTAGAGGTCATCTCAAGACACTTGGTGAGCTACATGTAAAACCTCGTAAACTGGCTCCTGGAGTATTTCATACGTCCGTGGTGAGCCCAGGAGGGGACAATGCTGAAACTTTCGCCCTCGCCATTGATCAATTGCGACTTCTACGAAATGCACTTTGCCACTCGCACAGTTCTGAAATTGAGAAAACTAAATTTGATCATTACGTGCAGCTCGCTAAAGATGCATTTAAAGCCCTTGGTATCAAGACTGACCATGTTAATGTTATTGGTGGTTTAACAGAGTCAGAATTTCCCACAGATGAGGTTCGCAAATTGGAGGAACGTCTAAAAGAAGAATATCTAGCTTATGTAAGTTTTCTACAACAGCCACCgtaa